The following proteins are encoded in a genomic region of Sorangiineae bacterium MSr12523:
- a CDS encoding acyl-CoA dehydrogenase family protein, translated as MPSPFREEHEHFRKTVRQFAQKELAPFAEEWERAENFPNEVFKRAGELGIFAAHYPEEVGGLGGDYWFAVAKSEELTHSRLGGVTMGLLVQGDMATPVIADLGTKEQIDEFLRPALAGEKIVALGVSEPNAGSDVAGIQTWAKKDGDDYIINGAKTFITNGTRADFVTLLVKTAPDQGAHGCSFFLVPTNTKGYSVSKKLKKIGNHSSDTAELSFEDMRVPKRYLLGEENSGFMYLMQNFQSERIIACTSAVAGMQLTMDAAIAYGRDRKAFGKPIIKREYWQHKFVDLSAKLEAARALSYKGAEAYNEDKYVNKTQVSFDTVRTISMAKIFVGDVLTEIADQSLQFYGGAGYIEEYEIARAWRDQRLFRIGGGTTETLRYYVAKLMGL; from the coding sequence ATGCCCAGCCCCTTCCGCGAAGAACACGAGCACTTCCGTAAAACCGTGCGCCAATTCGCTCAGAAGGAGCTCGCACCGTTTGCCGAAGAGTGGGAGCGCGCCGAGAATTTCCCCAACGAAGTGTTCAAGCGCGCCGGCGAACTCGGGATCTTCGCCGCGCACTACCCGGAGGAGGTCGGAGGCTTGGGCGGCGATTACTGGTTCGCGGTGGCCAAGAGCGAGGAGCTCACGCACTCCCGCTTGGGCGGCGTCACCATGGGCCTTCTCGTCCAGGGCGATATGGCCACACCGGTCATTGCCGACTTGGGCACCAAAGAGCAAATCGACGAATTTCTGCGCCCTGCGCTCGCCGGCGAAAAGATCGTCGCGCTGGGCGTGTCGGAACCCAACGCGGGGAGCGACGTGGCGGGCATCCAGACGTGGGCCAAGAAGGACGGCGACGACTACATCATCAACGGCGCCAAGACCTTCATCACCAACGGCACCCGCGCCGACTTCGTCACCTTGCTGGTGAAGACCGCGCCCGATCAAGGCGCCCACGGTTGCAGCTTCTTCCTGGTCCCCACGAACACGAAGGGATACTCGGTTTCGAAAAAGCTGAAGAAGATTGGCAATCACTCCAGCGACACCGCGGAGCTCAGTTTCGAGGACATGCGCGTTCCCAAGCGCTACCTGCTTGGCGAAGAGAACAGCGGGTTCATGTACTTGATGCAGAACTTCCAGTCGGAGCGCATCATCGCGTGCACCAGCGCCGTAGCCGGAATGCAACTGACGATGGATGCGGCCATCGCTTACGGACGCGACCGCAAGGCTTTCGGCAAACCGATCATCAAGCGCGAGTACTGGCAGCACAAGTTCGTCGATTTGTCGGCGAAGCTGGAGGCCGCACGTGCGCTCTCGTACAAGGGCGCGGAGGCGTACAACGAGGACAAGTACGTCAACAAGACGCAGGTCAGCTTCGACACGGTTCGCACCATCTCGATGGCCAAAATTTTCGTCGGCGACGTGCTGACCGAAATCGCCGACCAGTCGTTGCAATTTTACGGCGGCGCCGGCTACATCGAAGAATACGAGATTGCGCGCGCGTGGCGCGACCAGCGCTTGTTTCGTATCGGCGGCGGCACCACCGAGACGTTGCGCTACTACGTGGCGAAATTGATGGGGCTCTGA
- a CDS encoding NAD-dependent epimerase/dehydratase family protein produces MGTVAVTGATGFIGSAVVRHLLEAKRDVRAIVEPGANTKNLDGLNVERISCDVTDAKRMQKALSGCESLYHLAAIYRIWMEDPTPIWRVNVEGTSATLLAAKNAGVRRVVYTSSIAAVGLVDGGEADETCRFNLFDGNDYIMTKWLSERVALSFAEAGLSLVVVNPAFPFGPRDIGPTPTGKIILSMLRGEFPAIPPGGICSIDVDDCAMGHLLAEEKGRTGERYILGNENVTLKELYALVAKVAGIKPPRIQVPAAVAIGVALGMELWADRISHKEPNATYRATRYAMKNAFFNCQKAKTELNLPTRPLEESVRRAIDWFRTEGVV; encoded by the coding sequence ATGGGAACCGTAGCGGTCACGGGGGCGACGGGATTCATTGGAAGCGCCGTGGTGCGTCATCTGCTCGAGGCAAAGCGCGACGTGCGCGCCATCGTGGAGCCGGGGGCGAACACGAAGAACCTCGATGGGTTGAACGTCGAGCGCATCTCCTGCGATGTCACCGATGCGAAGCGCATGCAGAAGGCGCTTTCAGGGTGCGAGTCGCTCTATCACTTGGCGGCCATCTACCGCATCTGGATGGAGGACCCGACGCCCATCTGGCGCGTGAACGTGGAGGGCACGTCGGCCACGCTTCTCGCTGCGAAAAACGCGGGCGTGCGCCGCGTGGTGTACACGAGCTCCATCGCGGCCGTGGGCCTGGTCGACGGCGGTGAGGCCGACGAGACATGCCGGTTCAATTTGTTCGACGGCAACGACTACATCATGACCAAATGGCTGAGCGAGCGCGTGGCCCTCAGCTTCGCCGAAGCAGGCCTGTCGCTGGTGGTCGTCAATCCCGCCTTCCCCTTCGGCCCGCGCGACATCGGGCCGACGCCCACGGGCAAGATCATTCTTTCGATGCTGCGCGGGGAATTCCCTGCCATTCCACCGGGTGGAATTTGCTCCATCGATGTCGACGATTGCGCAATGGGCCACTTGCTCGCCGAAGAAAAAGGCCGCACCGGCGAGCGCTACATACTGGGAAACGAGAACGTCACCTTGAAGGAGCTTTATGCCTTGGTGGCCAAAGTCGCCGGCATAAAGCCCCCACGCATCCAAGTGCCCGCCGCCGTCGCCATCGGCGTAGCCCTCGGCATGGAACTATGGGCCGACCGCATATCGCACAAAGAGCCAAATGCCACCTACCGCGCCACGCGATATGCCATGAAAAATGCCTTCTTCAATTGCCAAAAGGCAAAAACCGAATTGAACCTCCCCACCCGCCCCCTCGAAGAAAGCGTCCGCCGCGCCATCGACTGGTTCCGCACCGAGGGTGTCGTATGA